In Thermogemmatispora onikobensis, a genomic segment contains:
- the cas1 gene encoding CRISPR-associated endonuclease Cas1, with protein sequence MNLIVEGKGIFISKHQGRIRLVRDSQVVEEVPLIHLNQILVIDTGVGISSDVVKLCSEEGIALHFLEKNGMVRASLYAAGLTGTVLTRRAQLLAFSSAKGCELALAFTRGKLANQIHLLRYFMRSRKDEQPQLCQKLHQSVQAIQDLLGEMDGLTINRQGVEELRPSLLSLEGRAAQHYWAGVRYVLPEQIDWPGRQTRGATDLFNALLNYGYGVLYAQVEQAILLAGLDPYAGFLHADRPGKPSLVLDLIEEFRQCTVDRTLVGLLNRRVPLEQDSEGLLTAETRRKVAEKVLERLSGSSELYEGKRQALRLILQQQARHLASFLRGDRETYTPFVAGW encoded by the coding sequence ATGAATCTGATTGTGGAAGGGAAAGGCATTTTTATTAGTAAACATCAAGGAAGAATTCGCCTGGTCCGGGATTCGCAGGTCGTGGAGGAAGTACCACTGATCCATCTCAATCAAATTCTTGTTATCGATACAGGCGTTGGGATCTCCAGCGATGTGGTGAAGCTCTGCAGCGAGGAAGGGATCGCCCTCCATTTCCTGGAGAAAAATGGCATGGTGAGAGCCTCACTCTACGCCGCCGGGCTGACAGGTACGGTGCTCACCAGGCGCGCACAACTGCTGGCTTTCAGTTCCGCTAAGGGCTGCGAGCTTGCCCTGGCTTTCACCCGCGGCAAACTGGCGAATCAGATTCATCTGCTGCGCTACTTCATGCGGAGCCGCAAAGATGAGCAGCCTCAGCTCTGCCAGAAGCTGCACCAGTCGGTGCAAGCTATCCAGGACCTGCTTGGGGAAATGGACGGGTTAACCATCAATCGACAGGGAGTTGAAGAGTTGCGCCCCTCTTTGCTCTCATTGGAAGGCCGGGCCGCTCAGCACTACTGGGCGGGCGTCAGGTATGTTCTGCCTGAGCAGATCGATTGGCCCGGGCGTCAGACACGGGGAGCCACTGATCTTTTCAATGCCCTCCTCAACTACGGCTACGGCGTGCTTTATGCTCAAGTTGAACAGGCCATCCTCTTGGCGGGGCTTGATCCCTACGCGGGCTTTCTCCATGCCGACCGTCCCGGCAAACCCAGCCTGGTTCTTGATTTGATCGAGGAGTTCCGTCAGTGTACAGTTGATCGAACGCTGGTCGGTTTGCTTAATCGGCGCGTGCCGCTGGAGCAGGATAGCGAGGGGTTGCTGACTGCAGAGACACGTCGTAAGGTGGCCGAGAAGGTATTGGAGCGCCTGAGCGGGAGCAGCGAGCTGTATGAAGGGAAGCGCCAGGCTCTTCGCTTGATTCTACAGCAGCAGGCCCGTCATTTGGCCTCCTTTTTGCGCGGCGATCGCGAGACCTATACGCCCTTTGTCGCCGGTTGGTAG